In Homo sapiens chromosome 11, GRCh38.p14 Primary Assembly, one DNA window encodes the following:
- the CASP4 gene encoding caspase-4 isoform alpha precursor (isoform alpha precursor is encoded by transcript variant alpha) — MAEGNHRKKPLKVLESLGKDFLTGVLDNLVEQNVLNWKEEEKKKYYDAKTEDKVRVMADSMQEKQRMAGQMLLQTFFNIDQISPNKKAHPNMEAGPPESGESTDALKLCPHEEFLRLCKERAEEIYPIKERNNRTRLALIICNTEFDHLPPRNGADFDITGMKELLEGLDYSVDVEENLTARDMESALRAFATRPEHKSSDSTFLVLMSHGILEGICGTVHDEKKPDVLLYDTIFQIFNNRNCLSLKDKPKVIIVQACRGANRGELWVRDSPASLEVASSQSSENLEEDAVYKTHVEKDFIAFCSSTPHNVSWRDSTMGSIFITQLITCFQKYSWCCHLEEVFRKVQQSFETPRAKAQMPTIERLSMTRYFYLFPGN, encoded by the exons ATGGCAG AAGGCAACCACAGAAAAAAGCCACTTAAGGTGTTGGAATCCCTGGGCAAAGATTTCCTCACTGGTGTTTTGGATAACTTGGTGGAACAAAATGTACTGAactggaaggaagaggaaaaaaagaaatattacgaTGCTAAAACTGAAGACAAAGTTCGGGTCATGGCAGACTCTATGCAAGAGAAGCAACGTATGGCAGGACAAATGCTTCTTCAAACCTTTTTTAACATAGACCAAATATCCCCCAATAAAAAAG CTCATCCGAATATGGAGGCTGGACcacctgagtcaggagaatctacAGATGCCCTCAAGCTTTGTCCTCATGAAGAATTCCTGAGACTATGTAAAGAAAGAGCTGAAGAG ATCTATCCAATAAAGGAGAGAAACAACCGCACACGCCTGGCTCTCATCATATGCAATACAGAGTTTGACCATCTGCCTCCGAGGAATGGAGCTGACTTTGACATCACAGGGATGAAGGAGCTACTTGAGGGTCTGGACTATAGTGTAGATGTAGAAGAGAATCTGACAGCCAGG GATATGGAGTCAGCGCTGAGGGCATTTGCTACCAGACCAGAGCACAAGTCCTCTGACAGCACATTCTTGGTACTCATGTCTCATGGCATCCTGGAGGGAATCTGCGGAACTGTGCATGATGAGAAAAAACCAGATGTGCTGCTTTATGACACCATCTTCCAGATATTCAACAACCGCAACTGCCTCAGTCTGAAGGACAAACCCAAGGTCATCATTGTCCAGGCCTGCAGAGGTG CAAACCGTGGGGAACTGTGGGTCAGAGACTCTCCAGCATCCTTGGAAGTGGCCTCTTCACAGTCATCTGAGAACCTAGAGGAAGATGCTGTTTACAAGACCCACGTGGAGAAGGACTTCATTGCTTTCTGCTCTTCAACGCCAC ACAACGTGTCCTGGAGAGACAGCACAATGGGCTCTATCTTCATCACACAACTCATCACATGCTTCCAGAAATATTCTTGGTGCTGCCACCTAGAGGAAGTATTTCGGAAG
- the CASP4 gene encoding caspase-4 isoform gamma precursor (isoform gamma precursor is encoded by transcript variant gamma): MADSMQEKQRMAGQMLLQTFFNIDQISPNKKAHPNMEAGPPESGESTDALKLCPHEEFLRLCKERAEEIYPIKERNNRTRLALIICNTEFDHLPPRNGADFDITGMKELLEGLDYSVDVEENLTARDMESALRAFATRPEHKSSDSTFLVLMSHGILEGICGTVHDEKKPDVLLYDTIFQIFNNRNCLSLKDKPKVIIVQACRGANRGELWVRDSPASLEVASSQSSENLEEDAVYKTHVEKDFIAFCSSTPHNVSWRDSTMGSIFITQLITCFQKYSWCCHLEEVFRKVQQSFETPRAKAQMPTIERLSMTRYFYLFPGN; the protein is encoded by the exons ATGGCAGACTCTATGCAAGAGAAGCAACGTATGGCAGGACAAATGCTTCTTCAAACCTTTTTTAACATAGACCAAATATCCCCCAATAAAAAAG CTCATCCGAATATGGAGGCTGGACcacctgagtcaggagaatctacAGATGCCCTCAAGCTTTGTCCTCATGAAGAATTCCTGAGACTATGTAAAGAAAGAGCTGAAGAG ATCTATCCAATAAAGGAGAGAAACAACCGCACACGCCTGGCTCTCATCATATGCAATACAGAGTTTGACCATCTGCCTCCGAGGAATGGAGCTGACTTTGACATCACAGGGATGAAGGAGCTACTTGAGGGTCTGGACTATAGTGTAGATGTAGAAGAGAATCTGACAGCCAGG GATATGGAGTCAGCGCTGAGGGCATTTGCTACCAGACCAGAGCACAAGTCCTCTGACAGCACATTCTTGGTACTCATGTCTCATGGCATCCTGGAGGGAATCTGCGGAACTGTGCATGATGAGAAAAAACCAGATGTGCTGCTTTATGACACCATCTTCCAGATATTCAACAACCGCAACTGCCTCAGTCTGAAGGACAAACCCAAGGTCATCATTGTCCAGGCCTGCAGAGGTG CAAACCGTGGGGAACTGTGGGTCAGAGACTCTCCAGCATCCTTGGAAGTGGCCTCTTCACAGTCATCTGAGAACCTAGAGGAAGATGCTGTTTACAAGACCCACGTGGAGAAGGACTTCATTGCTTTCTGCTCTTCAACGCCAC ACAACGTGTCCTGGAGAGACAGCACAATGGGCTCTATCTTCATCACACAACTCATCACATGCTTCCAGAAATATTCTTGGTGCTGCCACCTAGAGGAAGTATTTCGGAAG